From one Triticum urartu cultivar G1812 chromosome 3, Tu2.1, whole genome shotgun sequence genomic stretch:
- the LOC125543311 gene encoding uncharacterized protein LOC125543311 produces the protein MVRGMPKSRPIKAAAEVVFDPSVSAPRKPRRAEAPSSSSEYHHFMGSSLSNMYHKPAPAKSTDMSDDEPDIDIEKLLKDVELFGATTWKDKNKIQNRKVVELGGKAIKKQRTPLSVAIPAMKNQQKREQKKIEEERLLGIFRKQNKNKKFEKLRPEDRVLRATEGRFKNGILDVKHLMGGPKQSSSSSFRDAPEREMRKGKKGKGKGKGKGKGKGGRRNRR, from the exons ATGGTGAGGGGGATGCCCAAATCAAGACCTATCAAAGCGGCGGCCGAGGTGGTCTTCGACCCGTCCGTCTCTGCCCCCCGGAAGCCGCGCCGTGCCGAGGCGCCCTCGTCGAGCAGCGAGTATCACCACTTCATG GGGTCGAGTCTTTCAAATATGTACCACAAGCCAGCTCCGGCGAAATCTACCGACATGTCTGATGATGAGCCTGACATTGATATTGAGAAGTTGTTGAAAGATGTTGAGCTTTTCG GTGCCACTACATGGAAGGACAAGAATAAAATACAGAACCGCAAAGTAGTTGAACTGGGTGGAAAG GCCATTAAGAAGCAGCGTACACCATTATCTGTGGCAATCCCAGCTATGAAGAATCAGCAGAAAAGAGAACAAAAGAAGATTGAGGAG GAAAGACTGCTTGGGATTTTTAGGAAACAAAACAAGAATAAGAAATTTGAGAAGCTTAGACCAGAGGACCGAGTACTCAGGGCAACTGAAGGGCGCTTCAAGAACGGTATACTCGATGTGAAGCACCTCATGGGAGGACCAAAGCAGTCCTCGTCGTCATCGTTCAGAGATGCGCCGGAGCGGGAAATGAGAAAGGGTAAGAAAGGGAAAGGAAAGGGaaaggggaaaggaaaggggaagggaggCCGAAGGAACAGACGTTGA